CGAGGTGACGGAATTGCGCCGGCTCTGGCAGCGGGAACGGGGCCGCCGCTGGGTCGCGCCGCCGACGCCGGCCCGACGCCCGGCCGAACTCGAACGCCGGGGACGCGTTCTGCTGCTGGTGGCCGCCGGTGAGCTGGCCGCGGTGTGCGTGGGGGTGCTGCTGCTCGACCTGGGCGGCCGGGCGGCGCCGTTGTCGCCGGCCGACGGGGTCGGCATGCTCGTGTTCCTGACGCTGGTGCTGGTGGTGCCGACGGTGGTCGTGACGCTGGTGCGGAGACGGGCGACGGTGTCGAGGGTGATTTCGCGGCCGCAGGGGAAGCGGCGCTGACCCCGTGTCAGAGTCGCGACACGACGACCGAGCCGGACCTGACGACCTTCAAGGCGCTGAGCTTCGACTGCTACGGCATCCTGATCGACTGGGAAGCGGGCATCGCGGCCGTCCTCTCGCCGTGGCCCGAGGCGAGGCGACGGCCGCTGCCGGTTCACCGAGGTGGGGCCGGCTCGCCGGCCCTTCATGTCCTCGAAACCGCTCCCGACCCAGTCCTCCACCACGTCGTCGCGGCCGATGTGCAGGCCCGGCGCGGGCGGCATGGAGCACCGGACGTCGTCCCGCTGCAGGGTGGCGAGCGCGCCAACCTCGGTGGCCACCCTGGCGTCGGTGTAGCGGCTCCCGCCGGGCGCGGGCGCGACAACTCATCACCCGCGTGACGGCGTGTCCCGGATCGCCTGGACCACGGCGTCCGGCCGGAGCCAGGCGAGGTCCGAGTGCCCGGCGCCGTCCACGCGGCGGGCCTCGGCTCGCGGGAGCGCCGCCGCCAGATCGGTGTACAGGCGGTGCTTGGTCCGGTCGGATTCGGCGAGGGAGGCGCGCGCTTCGGGCGGCGCCAGCTCCTCGGTGAACGTGTCGACGCCCATGGCGGACACGAAGGCCATCGGCACGTCAGGATCGGGCCCGGCGGCGCGGACCTCGCCGAACAGCCGCGGCAGGTTCATCGGCTCCCGCAGGGACTGCCGGAAAGCCTCGCGGCCGTAGCCCCGGTCCAGCAGCGGTCGCGGATCTCGGCGGGCCACCCGGCGAGCGCCCGGCCGAACCTGCCCCGGTACGCCGGCCGCATGGCGTCCAGCTGCTCGGGCGAGAACCTGTCGTCGGGGCCGGCGACCCCGCCGGGGAACCGCTTCGTGGAGCCGCGCGTGCAGGCCGCCGAGTGAGTGCCCGACCGGGACGTGCGGGGCCGCGACGCGCAGCACCTCGCGCAGGTCGTCGGTCAACTGCGTGCCGTTGCGCGGCAGGTCCACCGGGTCGTGGCGCGTCCCCAGCGGGGCCGCACGTCGTCCACCTCGAAGTGATCGTCACACCACTCGCCGGATCCGGCCGGCAGCCCGGAAAACCCGGCGAGGCCAGGCCGGACGTTCTGCGATACTCACCGTCGTGAACAGTCGCGACACCATGCCGGGGGTGCATTTCCTGCTATTGCTGATCGAGCATGGCGACGCCGCCGCGGTGCGGCAGCGGCTCGGCATCGGCGTTCCGGAACAGCTCACCGACGAGGGTGCCGCGTGGGAACTCGATCGGTTGGCCGCGCCGCGGTCGGTCCAGCTGTGGATGCTCGAGCGGGACGATCCCGGCACGAACCGGCTGGTGTTCCACCGGGCCCACGTCGGCGACGCGGTCAAGCGCGACATCCTGCGCGGCCTGCCGTTCGGCGCCGCCACCGGGCCGCTGCCGGTGCGGGTCGACTGCGGGCAGCCGTACTGCTCGCACGCGGAACCGGACATCCCGGTCAGCCGGCGGGGACTGATCGAGGGGCTGCGCGAGGCGCGGACGATGGGGGCGGCCCGGACGGCGGCGCGCGCCGTCAGCAAGCCCGACTGGGCCGCGGTCGCCGAGGCGGACCGGGCGGAACCGTTGCCCGGCTTCGCGCGCTGGGCGCTGGGCGTGCGGATCGACTGCCCACCGGAAGTGCGCGCGCAGTTCGGCTCGCACCCGAAGTTCACGAAGCGGCTGCGCGATGCGGGCATCGTCGAAGTGCGTGAGTACGTCCTGCTCGGCCGCCCGCCCCGCGACGTACTGGCGGTGCTGCGGCTCGGCACTCGGCTGTTCCCGCACCGCGTGGCCGAGGCCGCCGAAGTGCTGGCGCCCCTGGTTCGCGCCGAGCTCGGCGCGAACCCGGACGCGTGGGCGGTGCTCGCGCAGCTGCTGCCGTCCTTCGCCGGGACGGTGCCCGAGCTGGTGGTCACCAGCGGCGCCGTCGCGCGTCCGTGAGCGACGGGCGGCTGGATTCGAACCAGCGTGCCCTTCTTGCTGAGAAGGTGCGCCTGCCTCTGCGCTACGACCCGTCGGCCCGGATGTTACAGGGGGAAGAGTGGGGTTCCGGAAACGGTTGCCGGTCGTCGACCTGACCGACCGGCGGGCGCTGGCGAGCTGGCGCCCGGCCTCGCCCGCGGTGATCACCGAGGCGGAACGGCTCAAGGAAGCCGCGCTGCTCGACTTCGGGCTCACCGAATCCGTGGTCGGCTCGTGGCTGTTCAGCCGGTGCCGGCACCAGATCGCCACGACGGCGATCGACACCGCCGCGGTCGTCGCGTCCGGCGACGGCACGTGCCTGCTCCTGTTCAACCCCGAGTTCTTCGTCGGAATCGGGCTCGACGGCGTCAAGTTCGTGCTGTTCCACGAAGCCCGGCACCTGGTGCACCGGCACCTGTTCGCCGAGCCGGAGCTTCGGGAGGACCCGGTGTTCACCCTCGCGGCCGAGGTGGTGATCAACCACGTCGCGATCGTACGGCTGGACCGGGGACTTCCCGTGCTGGCCGGGAAACCGACCGGTATCGACCCCGCGGACATCCACGCGCGCTATGTCGAGGACCTCACCGCGCAAGAGCTGGAGCCCTTGCCTTACAGCGACTTCATCGACACGGACCTGACCGTCTACACCGAACTCAAGCGCATGAAGCAGCCACCGGTGCCGGCGCCGTTGTGCGTGCACGTGACCCATCGGCTGCCGGCGGACCAGGAGACGGTCGACGCGGCCGTGTCGTCGGCGTTGCTGAACTCGCTGCTGGCGGCCCGTCGCGGCAACGGCGCCGCCGAGGCGGAGCTGCTCGACCTGATGGGGCGCACCGAGGACACGGCGAGCCGGATCTGGGGGAACCTCGGCGCGGGCGCGCTGCGGGGCGTGACGGCGCGGACCGGCAAGGTCGACTGGTGGCAGCGGTGGCTGGTCGACGTGCTCGGCTCGAAGCTGCGTGAAGGTGAGCGGCTGGTGTACCCGAAGAAACGCGGCGCGGTGCTGGCCGTGCTCGGTCACGAGCCGATGCTGTCGCGGCGCGGGCCGGTCCGGGACAAGGTACTGGTGATCGCGTACGACACGTCCGGGTCGATGCCGCCGAGTGTGGTGGACTGGATGACCGAGCTGGTCGGCGAAATCGACGGTGTGCAGGCGCACTGGCTGTCGTTCGACGGCGTGGTGATGCCGTTCCGGCCGGGTGAACCGGTGTACGGCGGTGGCGGCACCAGTTTCCAGGCCGTGGTGGACCACGTCGAAGGACGGTCCCCAGTGGAGGGAAAGTACTTCGAGGAACGCCCCGACGCCATCGTCGTGCTCACCGACGGATACGCCCCGCACGTCACACCGACCGAGCCGGACAAGTGGATCTGGCTGATCACCGAAGGCGGCGACGACTGGCCCGACGCGCACATCCCACCCATGGCCTGCCACCGA
This genomic window from Amycolatopsis mongoliensis contains:
- a CDS encoding vWA domain-containing protein; the protein is MGFRKRLPVVDLTDRRALASWRPASPAVITEAERLKEAALLDFGLTESVVGSWLFSRCRHQIATTAIDTAAVVASGDGTCLLLFNPEFFVGIGLDGVKFVLFHEARHLVHRHLFAEPELREDPVFTLAAEVVINHVAIVRLDRGLPVLAGKPTGIDPADIHARYVEDLTAQELEPLPYSDFIDTDLTVYTELKRMKQPPVPAPLCVHVTHRLPADQETVDAAVSSALLNSLLAARRGNGAAEAELLDLMGRTEDTASRIWGNLGAGALRGVTARTGKVDWWQRWLVDVLGSKLREGERLVYPKKRGAVLAVLGHEPMLSRRGPVRDKVLVIAYDTSGSMPPSVVDWMTELVGEIDGVQAHWLSFDGVVMPFRPGEPVYGGGGTSFQAVVDHVEGRSPVEGKYFEERPDAIVVLTDGYAPHVTPTEPDKWIWLITEGGDDWPDAHIPPMACHRVRPVTGRTR
- a CDS encoding alpha/beta fold hydrolase translates to MDLPRNGTQLTDDLREVLRVAAPHVPVGHSLGGLHARLHEAVPRRGRRPRRQVLARAAGRHAAGVPGQVRPGARRVARRDPRPLLDRGYGREAFRQSLREPMNLPRLFGEVRAAGPDPDVPMAFVSAMGVDTFTEELAPPEARASLAESDRTKHRLYTDLAAALPRAEARRVDGAGHSDLAWLRPDAVVQAIRDTPSRG